From one Malus sylvestris chromosome 1, drMalSylv7.2, whole genome shotgun sequence genomic stretch:
- the LOC126620594 gene encoding ankyrin repeat-containing protein ITN1-like: MASPIEQGGDGDLEKGPMTAQPNAEPSPSPSPSSTASAPALVLSNSGKRMDQAGKKKYVKQVTGRHNDTELHLAAQRADLAAVKKILGDIDSQIVGTVSGAEFDTEVAEVRAAVVNEVNELGETALFTAADKGHLDVVKELLKYSNQETVTKKNRSGFDPLHAAASQGHHAIVQVLLDHDPGLSKTIGPSNSTPLISAAHKGHIAVVDELLSKDSTLLEISKSNGKNALHLAARQGHTEIVSALLTKDPQLARRTDKKGQTALHMAVKGTNCEVVKLLLEADPAIVMLPDKFGNTALHIATRKRRAEIVNELLLLPDTNVNALNRDTKTALDIADALPLSEESSEIRGCLYRYGAVKANELNQPRDELRKTVTQIKNDVHIQLEQTKKTNKNVHNISKELRKLHREGINNATNSVTVVAVLFATVAFAAIFTVPGGDNDDGTAVVVKSTPFKIFFIFNAIALFTSLAVVVVQITLVRGETKAEKRVVEIINKLMWLASVCTSVAFMASSYIVVGRHHKWAAILVTVVGGMIMAAVLGTMTYYVVKSKRIRSIRKKHPKRSGSNSWMHSDHSNSEIERIYAL; this comes from the exons atggcgTCCCCAATCGAACAAG GAGGTGATGGAGACTTAGAGAAGGGTCCGATGACTGCACAGCCTAACGCGGAACCATCGCCGTCGCCGTCTCCGTCTTCCACGGCGTCGGCGCCGGCTTTGGTGCTTTCCAACTCTGGAAAGCGGATGGACCAGGCGGGGAAGAAGAAGTACGTGAAGCAGGTCACTGGGCGGCACAACGACACGGAGCTCCACTTGGCGGCTCAGCGCGCGGATCTAGCCGCCGTGAAGAAGATTCTCGGCGATATCGATTCGCAGATTGTGGGGACAGTTAGCGGTGCGGAGTTTGATACGGAGGTGGCTGAGGTCCGGGCGGCGGTGGTGAATGAGGTCAATGAGCTCGGAGAGACGGCTTTGTTCACGGCGGCGGATAAAGGGCACCTTGATGTGGTTAAGGAGCTGTTGAAATATTCGAATCAGGAGACCGTTACGAAGAAGAACCGGTCCGGGTTTGATCCCTTGCATGCTGCTGCAAGTCAAGGACACCATG CCATTGTCCAGGTGCTCCTAGATCATGACCCTGGGCTAAGCAAAACAATTGGTCCGTCGAATTCAACCCCACTTATATCTGCAGCTCATAAAGGGCATATAGCAGTAGTTGATGAACTGCTCTCGAAAGATTCTACCTTGTTGGAGATTTCTAAATCAAATGGGAAGAATGCATTGCATCTGGCTGCAAGACAGGGGCATACAGAGATTGTAAGCGCATTGCTAACTAAGGATCCACAGTTGGCACGAAGAACTGACAAGAAAGGGCAAACTGCATTGCATATGGCTGTAAAAGGGACGAACTGTGAGGTGGTGAAATTGCTTCTTGAGGCAGACCCCGCAATTGTAATGCTGCCAGACAAATTTGGTAACACAGCATTACATATTGCCACCAGGAAGAGGCGAGCAGAG ATAGTGAATGAGTTGTTACTCCTCCCAGACACCAATGTTAATGCACTGAACAGGGACACAAAAACGGCTCTTGACATTGCTGATGCACTTCCACTTTCCGAAGAATCCTCAGAAATAAGGGGTTGTCTTTATCGCTATGGTGCAGTCAAGGCAAATGAACTGAACCAACCAAGGGATGAATTGAGGAAAACGGTGACTCAGATCAAGAACGATGTTCATATCCAGCttgaacaaacaaagaaaaccaaCAAAAATGTTCACAATATATCCAAAGAACTGAGAAAGCTCCACAGGGAAGGAATCAACAACGCCACCAACTCAGTCACTGTGGTGGCTGTTCTATTCGCAACAGTTGCGTTTGCGGCTATCTTTACTGTGCCCGGTGGTGATAATGATGACGGGACTGCCGTGGTAGTTAAGAGCACTCCTTTCaaaatcttcttcattttcaatgcCATTGCCCTTTTTACGTCGCTGGCTGTTGTGGTTGTCCAAATTACCTTGGTCAGAGGCGAGACAAAGGCAGAGAAACGGGTGGTGGAGATAATCAACAAGTTGATGTGGCTGGCTTCTGTCTGCACTTCAGTGGCATTCATGGCCTCCTCTTACATAGTGGTTGGCCGGCACCATAAGTGGGCCGCCATTCTGGTAACAGTCGTTGGGGGAATGATAATGGCTGCTGTTCTCGGCACCATGACATACTACGTAGTGAAGTCGAAGCGGATACGTTCCATAAGGAAGAAGCACCCGAAGAGGAGCGGTTCCAACTCGTGGATGCACTCTGACCATTCAAATTCGGAAATTGAACGGATTTATGCCCTTTGA